Proteins encoded in a region of the Verrucomicrobiales bacterium genome:
- a CDS encoding RtcB family protein codes for FCSSAHGAGRRMSRTAATKRFTEADFARQTEGVICRKDKGVVDEIPGAYKDIDEVMANQRDLTEILHTLKQVVCVKG; via the coding sequence GTTTCTGCTCCAGCGCCCACGGCGCTGGCCGGCGCATGAGCCGCACGGCGGCGACCAAGCGCTTCACCGAGGCCGACTTCGCACGTCAGACCGAAGGGGTGATCTGCCGCAAGGACAAGGGAGTGGTCGATGAGATTCCCGGCGCGTACAAGGACATCGACGAAGTGATGGCCAACCAGCGCGACCTGACCGAGATCCTGCATACCTTGAAGCAGGTGGTGTGCGTGAAGGGGTAG